From Bacillus pumilus, one genomic window encodes:
- the speB gene encoding agmatinase has protein sequence MRFDEAYSGKVFIGSHPTWEDAKVILYGMPMDWTVSYRPGSRFGPNRIREVSIGLEEYSPYLDRELHEVPFFDAGDIPLPFGNAQKSLDLIEEYVDSILEKGKFPLGMGGEHLVSWPVFRAMHKKYPDLAIIHMDAHTDLREEYEGEPLSHSTPIRKVAGLIGPENVFSFGIRSGMKEEFEWAKEAGMHISKFEVLEPLKQVLPKLKGRPVYVTIDIDVLDPAHAPGTGTVDAGGITSKELLASIHAIAGSDVQVVGADLVEVAPVYDHSDQTANTASKLLREMLLGFVK, from the coding sequence TTGAGATTCGACGAGGCTTATTCAGGAAAAGTGTTTATTGGAAGTCATCCGACATGGGAAGATGCAAAAGTCATTTTATACGGTATGCCGATGGATTGGACCGTCAGTTATAGACCGGGCTCACGTTTTGGCCCAAACCGTATTCGTGAAGTTTCGATTGGATTAGAGGAATACAGCCCTTATTTAGATCGTGAACTGCACGAGGTACCATTCTTTGATGCCGGTGACATTCCGCTTCCTTTTGGAAATGCACAGAAAAGCTTAGACTTAATTGAAGAGTATGTCGACAGCATTTTAGAAAAAGGGAAGTTTCCATTAGGAATGGGCGGTGAGCATCTTGTGTCTTGGCCGGTTTTCCGTGCGATGCATAAGAAATACCCTGATTTGGCGATTATTCATATGGACGCACATACGGATCTTCGTGAGGAATATGAGGGTGAGCCTCTGTCTCATTCAACACCGATTCGTAAAGTAGCAGGACTTATTGGACCTGAGAATGTGTTCTCTTTCGGGATTCGTTCTGGGATGAAGGAAGAATTTGAATGGGCAAAAGAAGCGGGCATGCACATTTCTAAATTTGAAGTGCTGGAGCCATTGAAGCAAGTATTGCCAAAGCTGAAGGGGCGTCCAGTTTATGTGACGATCGACATTGATGTATTAGACCCGGCTCATGCACCTGGTACAGGCACGGTGGATGCTGGCGGTATTACATCAAAAGAGCTGCTTGCATCTATTCATGCGATTGCAGGTTCTGATGTCCAAGTAGTCGGTGCAGACCTTGTTGAGGTAGCACCTGTATATGATCATTCTGACCAAACAGCGAATACAGCGAGCAAGCTTTTA
- the speE gene encoding spermidine synthase: MSELWYTEKQTKNFGITLKVNKTLHTEQTDFQHLEMVETEEFGNMLFLDGMVMTSEKDEFVYHEMVAHVPLFTHPNPENVLVVGGGDGGVIREILKHPSVKKATLVDIDGKVIEYSKKFLPSIAGKLDDPRVDVKVGDGFMHIAEADNEYDVIMVDSTEPVGPAVNLFSKGFYAGISKALKEDGIFVAQTDNPWFTPELITNVQRDVKEIFPITKLYTANIPTYPSGLWTFTIGSKKYDPLAVEDSRFFDIETKYYTKELHKAAFVLPKFVSDLIK, encoded by the coding sequence ATGAGCGAACTTTGGTATACAGAGAAGCAAACGAAGAATTTTGGTATTACATTGAAGGTGAACAAAACCCTTCACACAGAACAAACAGATTTTCAGCATTTAGAAATGGTGGAAACAGAAGAGTTTGGCAATATGCTGTTTTTAGACGGTATGGTGATGACATCTGAGAAAGATGAGTTTGTATACCACGAAATGGTGGCACATGTTCCTCTTTTCACTCATCCAAACCCGGAAAATGTTCTTGTCGTAGGCGGAGGAGACGGCGGTGTCATTCGTGAAATCCTCAAACACCCAAGTGTGAAGAAAGCGACACTTGTTGATATTGATGGAAAAGTCATCGAATACTCGAAGAAATTCCTTCCTTCTATTGCTGGAAAACTAGACGATCCTCGTGTGGATGTCAAAGTCGGAGACGGCTTTATGCACATTGCCGAAGCTGACAACGAATATGATGTCATCATGGTGGACTCAACTGAACCAGTTGGTCCAGCTGTGAATCTGTTCTCTAAAGGATTTTACGCAGGAATCTCAAAAGCACTTAAAGAAGACGGTATTTTCGTGGCACAAACGGACAACCCTTGGTTCACACCTGAGCTGATTACAAATGTACAGCGTGATGTGAAAGAAATTTTCCCAATCACGAAGCTTTACACAGCGAATATTCCAACGTATCCAAGTGGTCTTTGGACATTTACCATCGGTTCAAAAAAATATGATCCACTTGCTGTAGAAGACAGCCGTTTCTTTGATATTGAGACTAAATATTACACAAAAGAATTGCACAAAGCGGCATTCGTTCTGCCGAAATTTGTGAGTGACTTAATCAAATAA
- a CDS encoding transglycosylase domain-containing protein — protein sequence MDTIMSNKKIRMTVKTIRACFFIGLLAFLFAGTVFLTILLLAKWQGAPSVQVPQSTTIYAADGSKLGESNFGEKRYWVPLKDMSPHIRQAAVAVEDKTFYEHHGFDVKRMAGAAVADIRAMAKVQGASTITQQYARNLYLDHDKTWKRKWNEAFYTIRLEQNYTKDEILEGYLNTIYYGHGAYGVEAASRLYFGKKAKNLTLAESALLAGIPKGPSLYSPYVNEEKAGARKNMILRQMQDDGMITKKAAAEASKEKLSYRPLQQKQLQAKQAPYFYDDVIRELKQSLGLTEEQIETYGLHIQTTLNPELQKIAEKTLKNTMYSKSDIQIGFTAIHPQTGHVLALIGGRDYEKSPFNRVTQAKRQPGSTMKPLLYYIALQNGFTPATVMRSEETVFELDDQGSGAAYSPSNYHGYYANDGITMLQALALSDNIYAVKTHLFLGMEQLVRAGKTFGINEKLDQVPSLALGTSPVKPIEMTNAYAMLVNGGKRVKPTFITKVTDAKGNVLYEEKQKREQVLDEKAAFITTDMMSGMFNDQLNGYTSVTGRTIMKDLTRTYGGKSGTTGADSWMIGFSPQLVAGVWTGYDKGRTIDSVEETAYAKKIWASFMESALSKQPASSFMPPDGVKGVYINPKTGDLAGPGCESKVFTYFIEGTEPTGVCYGAEDKASEQDPVQDQKPKKWWEKWLKR from the coding sequence ATGGACACAATCATGAGTAATAAAAAAATCCGCATGACCGTGAAAACGATTCGAGCCTGTTTTTTTATCGGCTTGCTCGCTTTTCTATTTGCAGGCACTGTCTTTTTGACGATTCTTTTACTTGCCAAATGGCAAGGTGCCCCTTCCGTTCAAGTTCCCCAATCCACGACCATTTATGCAGCCGATGGTTCAAAGCTTGGAGAATCCAACTTTGGAGAAAAGAGATATTGGGTGCCATTAAAGGACATGTCCCCTCATATCAGGCAGGCAGCTGTAGCTGTAGAGGATAAAACCTTTTATGAGCATCATGGTTTTGATGTGAAACGGATGGCGGGTGCTGCAGTGGCTGATATTCGTGCCATGGCTAAGGTACAAGGAGCCAGCACGATCACCCAGCAATATGCACGAAACCTGTATTTAGATCATGATAAAACGTGGAAGCGGAAGTGGAATGAAGCCTTTTACACGATCCGCTTAGAGCAAAACTATACAAAAGATGAGATTTTAGAAGGATACTTGAACACCATTTATTATGGTCACGGAGCGTATGGCGTGGAAGCGGCGTCCCGTCTGTATTTCGGGAAAAAAGCGAAGAATTTGACCCTCGCCGAATCTGCCTTACTTGCCGGTATCCCAAAGGGCCCTTCTCTCTATTCGCCTTATGTGAATGAAGAGAAAGCCGGTGCAAGAAAGAATATGATTCTGAGGCAAATGCAAGATGACGGCATGATTACGAAAAAGGCAGCCGCTGAAGCTTCGAAAGAAAAACTGTCCTATCGCCCTTTGCAGCAGAAGCAGCTGCAAGCAAAGCAAGCCCCGTATTTTTATGATGATGTGATTCGTGAGTTGAAACAAAGCTTGGGGTTAACTGAGGAACAGATTGAAACCTATGGACTTCATATCCAAACGACTTTAAATCCAGAGTTACAGAAAATCGCAGAGAAGACGTTAAAAAACACGATGTATTCGAAATCAGACATCCAAATCGGCTTTACCGCTATCCATCCCCAAACAGGTCATGTACTCGCCCTCATCGGGGGAAGAGATTATGAGAAAAGTCCATTCAATCGGGTGACACAAGCGAAAAGACAGCCCGGTTCAACAATGAAACCTCTCCTCTATTACATTGCCTTGCAGAATGGGTTTACACCAGCAACCGTCATGCGCAGTGAAGAAACGGTTTTTGAGCTCGATGATCAAGGAAGCGGTGCTGCTTATTCACCAAGCAATTATCATGGCTATTACGCCAATGACGGCATTACCATGCTTCAAGCCTTGGCGCTGTCTGATAATATTTATGCCGTGAAAACCCATCTATTTTTAGGAATGGAGCAGCTTGTACGTGCTGGCAAAACATTTGGAATCAACGAAAAACTAGATCAAGTGCCATCACTTGCCCTTGGCACGTCCCCTGTCAAACCAATTGAAATGACCAATGCTTACGCCATGCTGGTCAACGGCGGAAAACGTGTCAAACCAACCTTTATTACGAAAGTAACGGACGCAAAAGGCAACGTGCTTTATGAAGAAAAACAAAAACGAGAGCAAGTCCTAGATGAAAAAGCAGCATTTATTACCACCGATATGATGTCAGGAATGTTCAATGATCAGTTAAACGGCTATACGAGTGTCACTGGCCGCACCATTATGAAGGATCTAACGCGAACATACGGAGGAAAATCGGGAACGACAGGAGCCGACAGCTGGATGATCGGCTTCTCTCCCCAGCTCGTCGCGGGTGTGTGGACGGGCTATGATAAAGGGCGCACCATTGACTCGGTCGAAGAAACAGCCTATGCAAAAAAGATATGGGCATCCTTTATGGAATCAGCCCTCTCGAAGCAGCCAGCCTCCTCCTTCATGCCGCCAGACGGTGTAAAAGGTGTGTATATCAATCCAAAAACCGGCGATCTCGCAGGCCCAGGATGTGAATCAAAGGTATTCACCTATTTTATAGAAGGAACGGAGCCGACAGGTGTCTGCTACGGTGCTGAGGACAAAGCCTCTGAACAAGATCCGGTTCAAGATCAAAAACCAAAGAAATGGTGGGAAAAGTGGCTGAAACGTTAA
- a CDS encoding YwhD family protein → MEGKKKKPIGFNIIKKTDATDGHGGFGAGALSLDNISPVIIDVEEKEAVIDIGAMHARSAVEKGIKFLKSKEEVPNGKPYWLVWVTIDRREDGPYYAGVTACEMTVDRSIRRGYKSLPEHVNLMDKSMKRKIVVSHMDDVSKKVLADFLKSHNKALWEASTDELKEGLSVSE, encoded by the coding sequence ATGGAAGGTAAAAAAAAGAAACCAATTGGTTTTAACATCATTAAAAAAACAGATGCAACCGACGGACACGGGGGCTTTGGAGCGGGTGCGCTCAGCCTTGATAACATTTCGCCAGTGATCATTGACGTAGAGGAAAAGGAAGCTGTCATTGATATTGGTGCGATGCATGCAAGAAGTGCCGTGGAAAAAGGAATTAAATTCTTGAAAAGCAAAGAAGAGGTGCCGAACGGAAAGCCGTATTGGCTCGTATGGGTGACCATTGACCGCAGAGAAGATGGCCCTTATTATGCGGGTGTGACGGCTTGTGAAATGACCGTCGACCGTTCAATCCGCCGCGGGTATAAGTCGCTTCCAGAGCATGTGAATTTAATGGATAAATCGATGAAGCGAAAAATCGTCGTCAGTCATATGGATGACGTATCGAAAAAGGTGCTGGCTGATTTCTTGAAGAGTCATAATAAAGCACTATGGGAAGCATCCACAGATGAATTAAAAGAAGGATTGTCTGTCTCTGAATAA
- a CDS encoding site-2 protease family protein — translation MDQFLVYPLELIPYVAITLVVAFTMHELAHAYVAYRFGDPTAKNQGRLTLNPLKHLDIFGTILIFVAGFGWAKPVPVNRYHFKKPRLAGICVSIAGPLSNLVLAFLGFFVYVLLQKFGGESLMRFEPGVDNFFLIFINLNVILFLFNLLPLPPLDGYRIIEDVVSPRIRAKMTQFEQYGIIIFLIFVITPLGQFVFGPLIGMRDQIIYWFNLILKPLL, via the coding sequence TTGGACCAATTTCTTGTGTATCCATTAGAACTTATTCCATATGTCGCTATTACGCTTGTTGTTGCATTTACGATGCACGAGCTGGCGCATGCATATGTTGCGTATCGTTTCGGAGACCCGACAGCTAAGAACCAAGGGAGACTCACGCTAAATCCACTGAAGCATCTCGATATATTCGGGACGATTTTAATCTTTGTCGCTGGGTTTGGCTGGGCGAAACCTGTGCCGGTGAATCGATACCATTTTAAAAAACCGCGCTTAGCAGGAATCTGCGTCTCGATTGCTGGCCCATTAAGTAACTTGGTGTTGGCGTTTCTAGGCTTTTTCGTGTACGTGCTTCTTCAGAAATTTGGCGGGGAGTCGCTCATGCGCTTTGAGCCGGGCGTCGATAATTTTTTCTTAATCTTTATTAACTTGAATGTCATTTTGTTCCTATTTAACCTATTGCCACTTCCGCCGCTGGATGGGTATCGTATTATTGAGGACGTCGTCAGTCCCCGTATCCGGGCGAAAATGACGCAATTCGAACAATATGGGATCATTATTTTTCTCATATTCGTGATTACGCCGCTAGGACAGTTTGTTTTTGGTCCATTGATCGGAATGCGGGATCAAATCATATACTGGTTTAATCTTATTTTGAAACCGCTGCTTTAG
- a CDS encoding 2-hydroxymuconate tautomerase: protein MPIVTVQMLEGRTDEQKRALVEKVTDAVVETTGAGAEKVSVIIEEMKKEHYAVAGKRISDL, encoded by the coding sequence TTGCCGATTGTCACCGTTCAAATGCTAGAAGGAAGAACAGACGAGCAGAAAAGAGCTCTTGTGGAGAAAGTCACTGATGCTGTTGTTGAAACAACAGGCGCAGGTGCAGAAAAAGTCTCTGTCATTATTGAAGAAATGAAAAAAGAACACTATGCCGTAGCAGGAAAACGCATCAGCGACCTGTAA
- a CDS encoding zinc-dependent metalloprotease yields the protein MKKRSVFLSFLLVGSLLPGVSSASAPVASAGHGHDHGHAPFETHISEGLPKANDFKDLTKAPPIERDVKTKVLDESGKQVGSRTFKANTGDSISTKASTGSQKVTVYAVADAQYRAKYSDWQTRIVSIIEQADVTFNRDHDVDFVVQAVGSWTSSGSNAEQILSNLSRSFDGRGYDFVTGFTANPNFDAGGIAYVYNSAPSGSAFAVNLDQGTANTAKAATHEYGHNFGLPHDPQGSGIVCLMNYDYSYTVDFFDAAHKNQVNRNKAWYR from the coding sequence ATGAAAAAGCGTTCAGTCTTTTTGTCATTTTTATTGGTAGGTAGTTTGTTACCGGGAGTAAGTTCAGCTTCAGCACCAGTCGCGAGTGCTGGTCATGGGCATGATCATGGTCATGCGCCGTTCGAAACACATATTAGTGAGGGGTTGCCAAAGGCAAACGATTTTAAAGATTTGACGAAAGCACCTCCAATTGAACGAGATGTGAAAACAAAGGTATTAGATGAGTCTGGTAAGCAGGTAGGCTCTAGAACCTTTAAGGCGAATACAGGAGATTCTATTTCAACAAAGGCAAGTACAGGCAGTCAGAAAGTAACGGTCTATGCTGTAGCAGATGCGCAGTATCGTGCGAAATATAGTGACTGGCAGACGCGGATTGTCAGCATCATTGAGCAAGCGGACGTGACCTTTAACCGTGATCATGATGTGGACTTTGTCGTACAAGCCGTAGGATCTTGGACGTCTTCAGGATCAAATGCAGAGCAAATTTTATCTAACCTTTCGCGCAGCTTTGATGGCAGAGGATACGATTTTGTCACTGGATTTACAGCAAATCCAAACTTTGATGCGGGCGGAATCGCTTATGTATACAATAGTGCACCGAGCGGAAGTGCATTCGCCGTTAACCTTGATCAAGGAACAGCGAACACCGCAAAAGCGGCTACGCATGAATACGGTCATAACTTTGGCTTACCGCATGACCCTCAAGGCAGCGGCATTGTCTGCTTAATGAACTATGATTATTCCTACACAGTCGATTTCTTTGATGCGGCTCATAAAAATCAAGTGAACCGTAACAAAGCGTGGTACAGATAA
- a CDS encoding YwgA family protein: protein MLKEHAKLMKVFSESGEIVGRKKLQKMIYIAKKLDLPFYEKYDFHFYGPYSEELTLRIEELCNLGFLDEMKEKKGGYYQYRYSLTDNGKEFLDQCEVDMPDLKVLTQQMNEQSSRFLELVSTILYFDDLPEDEVKEKVFTIKSKQRYTDEEFEDALAYIEQLKELN from the coding sequence TTGTTGAAAGAGCATGCAAAGTTGATGAAGGTATTCTCTGAATCAGGGGAAATCGTTGGACGGAAGAAGCTGCAAAAGATGATTTACATAGCAAAAAAGCTAGATTTGCCTTTTTATGAGAAATACGATTTTCATTTTTATGGCCCCTATTCAGAGGAGTTGACACTCAGAATTGAAGAGCTGTGCAACCTTGGATTCTTGGACGAAATGAAGGAAAAAAAGGGCGGATACTATCAATATCGCTATTCGCTGACGGACAATGGGAAAGAGTTTCTCGATCAGTGTGAAGTGGACATGCCTGACCTCAAAGTACTGACGCAGCAGATGAACGAGCAGTCGTCTCGTTTCCTAGAGCTCGTCTCCACAATTTTATACTTTGATGACCTGCCAGAAGATGAGGTAAAGGAAAAGGTCTTCACTATTAAAAGCAAGCAGCGCTATACGGACGAAGAATTTGAGGATGCTCTTGCTTATATTGAACAATTGAAGGAATTGAACTAG